In Cydia pomonella isolate Wapato2018A chromosome 27, ilCydPomo1, whole genome shotgun sequence, a single genomic region encodes these proteins:
- the LOC133532771 gene encoding uncharacterized protein LOC133532771 translates to METNTSKSSRDDGIDRPIPPSIALEIPNTDSITSHEIATHSLEAASDDVQSPRSPTSHSSPEIINEERASVTTTNYSVPLLLISAPPSVVIPATHASRRCALKIQSPISSQPLKSLNSATFRQADNVPQSLFIQALSRLTNSDTLNISVLNNMMAKSQYNVFGQNVKQNNAGPRPGDLSPPDSLTSAPPSYSYVLRQMAVRRRPRLMGTFIPSPSFVPHCPPPNYNAAFDIYVDNAMPPPPRLRHLGFGPCPIVCPECGYSGMSVVVSKITMCTHLCAIVLCLFCCWVCAPLPYLMSSCKDVYHYCSSCRYFLGMYCPTNTAVNIS, encoded by the coding sequence ATGGAGACAAATACTTCAAAAAGCAGTCGAGATGACGGTATTGACCGACCTATACCCCCAAGCATAGCACTCGAAATACCGAACACAGATTCTATAACTTCTCATGAAATTGCAACGCATTCTTTAGAAGCAGCGTCAGATGATGTCCAATCTCCAAGAAGTCCAACCAGTCACTCAAGTCCCGAAATAATTAACGAAGAAAGAGCTTCTGTGACTACTACGAATTATTCTGTGCCTCTCCTTTTAATCAGTGCACCTCCGTCTGTAGTAATACCCGCCACACATGCCTCACGGAGATGTGCTCTTAAGATTCAATCACCAATTTCTTCCCAGCCACTAAAATCATTAAATTCAGCAACATTTCGCCAAGCCGACAATGTACCTCAATCTTTGTTCATCCAAGCCTTATCCCGTTTGACCAACAGCGACACATTGAATATTTCAGTTTTAAACAATATGATGGCTAAATCACAGTATAATGTGTTTGGTCAAAACGTAAAGCAGAATAATGCTGGTCCCAGACCAGGCGACCTGTCACCTCCTGATTCCTTAACAAGTGCGCCTCCATCTTATTCTTACGTCTTGAGACAAATGGCAGTCAGGAGAAGACCAAGATTGATGGGAACGTTTATACCATCGCCATCCTTTGTACCACATTGCCCACCTCCAAATTACAACGCGGCCTTCGACATATACGTAGATAATGCCATGCCACCACCGCCTCGACTTCGACACCTTGGTTTCGGCCCTTGTCCTATCGTCTGCCCAGAATGTGGGTACTCAGGCATGAGCGTGGTAGTCAGTAAAATAACTATGTGTACGCATTTATGTGCTATTGttctttgtttattttgttgttgGGTATGTGCACCCTTACCCTACTTGATGAGTTCTTGCAAGGACGTTTACCACTATTGCAGTAGTTGTCGTTACTTTTTGGGTATGTACTGCCCTACTAATACAGCAGTTAATATTTCCTAA
- the LOC133532775 gene encoding large ribosomal subunit protein uL4 — protein MSLSVARPLVSVYSEKSEVVAGAALPLPFVFKAPIRPDLVNNVHVSMSKNARQPYSVNKEAGHQTSAESWGTGRAVARIPRVRGGGTHRSGQGAFGNMCRGGRMFAPTKPWRRWHRRVNLRQRRAAVAAAVAAAGVPALVQARGHIIEKVPEMPLVVSDKIQEINKTKNAVIFLRRVKAWSDVLKVYKSQRLRAGKGKMRNRRRVQKRGPLIVYHKDQGLTKAFRNIPGVDLINIDKLNLLALAPGGHVGRFIIWTQSAFDRLDALFGSWKTPSKEKKNFNLPQPKMANTDLSRLLKSEEIRKVLRAPNKRVVRATRKLNPLTNTRAMLRLNPFSAVLRRKAVLDQQRRANQKALALAEKRGIKLPADDEAVKAQKLREKRTKAIKAAVAKKPKKPAAKKTAPPPPKKKAAKDDKKAKKPAAKPAPKK, from the exons ATG AGTCTATCAGTCGCCCGACCGCTGGTGTCGGTCTACTCTGAGAAGAGTGAGGTGGTTGCCGGGGCTGCCCTGCCGCTCCCGTTCGTGTTCAAGGCGCCCATCCGCCCTGATCTCGTCAACAATGTGCATGTGTCCATGTCCAAGAACGCGAGGCAGCCTTACAGCGTGAACAAGGAGGCTG GTCACCAAACTAGCGCTGAGTCATGGGGTACCGGTCGCGCCGTAGCGCGTATCCCCCGTGTTCGCGGTGGTGGTACCCACAG ATCGGGCCAGGGTGCGTTCGGTAACATGTGCCGTGGTGGTCGCATGTTCGCGCCCACGAAGCCGTGGCGGCGCTGGCACCGCCGCGTCAACCTGCGCCAgcgccgcgccgccgtcgccgccgccgtGGCCGCTGCCGGCGTGCCCGCGCTAGTGCAGGCCCGAG GCCACATCATTGAGAAGGTCCCCGAGATGCCCCTGGTGGTGTCAGACAAGATCCAGGAGATCAACAAGACCAAGAATGCTGTGATCTTCCTCCGTCGCGTCAAGGCCTGGTCTGATGTCCTCAAG GTGTACAAGTCGCAGCGCCTGCGCGCCGGCAAGGGCAAGATGCGCAACCGCCGCCGCGTGCAGAAGCGCGGACCCCTCATCGTCTACCACAAGGACCAG GGTCTGACCAAGGCCTTCCGCAACATCCCTGGCGTGGACCTGATCAACATCGACAAGCTAAACCTGCTGGCGCTGGCCCCTGGTGGCCATGTCGGCCGCTTCATCATCTGGACGCAGTCCGCCTTTGACCGTCTTG ACGCTTTGTTCGGCTCATGGAAGACACCATCCAAGGAGAAGAAGAACTTCAACCTGCCGCAGCCCAAGATGGCCAACACCGACCTGTCGCGCCTGCTCAAGTCCGAGGAGATCCGCAAGGTGCTGCGCGCGCCCAA CAAGCGCGTCGTCCGCGCCACACGCAAGCTGAACCCGCTGACCAACACGCGCGCCATGCTGCGGCTCAACCCGTTCTCGGCGGTGCTGCGGCGGAAGGCGGTGCTCGACCAGCAGAGGCGGGCTAACCAGAAGGCGCTGGCGCTTGCTGAGAAGCGAGGC ATCAAGTTGCCCGCTGACGATGAGGCAGTCAAGGCACAAAAGCTGAGGGAGAAGAGGACGAAAGCTATCAAG GCTGCCGTAGCCAAAAAGCCCAAGAAGCCCGCGGCCAAGAAgaccgcgccgccgccgcccaagAAGAAGGCCGCCAAGGACGACAAGAAAGCCAAGAAGCCCGCGGCCAAGCCGGCGCCCAAAAAGTGA